From the Bdellovibrio reynosensis genome, one window contains:
- the obgE gene encoding GTPase ObgE — protein MKFIDEVKITLASGRGGPGCVSFRRESMQARGGPDGGNGGKGGDVIIRTSRHINSLVDLRQNKRYAAQSGRMGEGRQKSGMDGEDFVLIVPEGTVIRNMDGEIIVDMTGISEYTLLKGGRGGKGNEFFKNSINQAPEHAQPGEDNEEIEVKLELKLIADVGIIGFPNAGKSTLVSRISAARPKIADYPFTTLTPNLGVVKAGDYTSFVVADIPGLVKGAHEGVGLGIQFLKHIERTRLFIHLVDASGLSGREPLDDFMDINNELKMYDENNQDKEGFFPLATRPQFVVLNKIDTLSDNQLSKLKNKFKDVTGSEPYAISAVTGKNIKEFVQELARQILKEEEQ, from the coding sequence ATGAAATTCATTGATGAAGTCAAAATCACTTTAGCTTCTGGTCGCGGTGGCCCAGGCTGTGTAAGTTTTCGCCGCGAATCTATGCAAGCCCGTGGCGGTCCTGATGGCGGTAACGGTGGTAAAGGTGGGGATGTTATCATCCGCACATCTCGTCACATCAACTCCCTAGTCGATCTAAGACAAAACAAAAGATACGCTGCTCAAAGTGGTCGTATGGGTGAAGGTCGTCAGAAATCCGGTATGGATGGCGAAGACTTCGTACTTATCGTTCCTGAAGGCACTGTTATTCGTAATATGGATGGTGAAATCATCGTCGATATGACGGGCATTTCCGAATACACACTTTTAAAAGGTGGCCGTGGCGGAAAAGGAAATGAATTTTTCAAAAACAGTATCAATCAAGCTCCGGAACACGCGCAGCCAGGTGAAGACAACGAAGAAATCGAAGTTAAGCTAGAGCTTAAACTTATCGCTGACGTCGGCATCATTGGTTTTCCGAACGCTGGCAAATCAACTTTGGTTTCCCGTATTTCAGCGGCTCGTCCAAAAATCGCGGATTATCCATTCACAACTTTAACTCCAAATCTTGGTGTGGTTAAAGCGGGTGATTATACTTCATTCGTCGTTGCAGATATTCCGGGTCTTGTTAAAGGTGCTCACGAAGGTGTTGGTTTAGGAATTCAGTTCTTAAAACACATCGAGCGCACTCGCTTATTCATTCACTTAGTTGATGCTTCAGGATTATCAGGCCGTGAGCCACTAGATGATTTCATGGACATTAACAATGAACTAAAAATGTACGACGAAAATAATCAGGACAAAGAAGGGTTTTTCCCTCTAGCAACACGTCCACAATTTGTCGTTCTTAATAAAATTGACACTTTAAGTGACAATCAGCTCTCTAAACTCAAAAATAAATTCAAAGACGTTACTGGCAGCGAACCTTATGCGATTTCTGCAGTAACTGGTAAGAACATTAAAGAGTTCGTCCAAGAGTTAGCTCGTCAAATCTTGAAAGAGGAAGAACAATGA
- the nadD gene encoding nicotinate (nicotinamide) nucleotide adenylyltransferase, with the protein MKIGIFGGSFNPPHMGHLNAIQTVAKKAGLGKVHVVPAAQNPLKTPVEGPSPEQRLELTRMAFEQYGDLYFVDDQEMKRGGMSYTIDTVLNLRKTYDAADLYLVVGADKFEELSQWKDYQKLLAETNLVVTTRPGYDTPESLEEMPGYLKPMVADFDFNFIELNTGRNIQFITLRDIEISSSEVRKSLRNGKPVEKYLPLAVETYIKEHKLYRNIGHRIGDFQKFTAFCADVLFSKKGINVRGFDLTKVSAPSEYTLIASGTSTRHAAAMAENIVQAVKEEYNVHPQSVEGIDEGRWVLVDYGPLIIHLFYDFVRQEYNLEGLWRDGKDLGLKDPYVGKPGAQ; encoded by the coding sequence ATGAAAATAGGTATCTTTGGTGGAAGCTTCAATCCTCCTCACATGGGCCACCTTAATGCAATCCAAACGGTTGCAAAAAAAGCGGGACTTGGAAAAGTTCACGTAGTTCCAGCGGCACAAAATCCATTGAAAACTCCTGTAGAGGGACCGTCGCCAGAGCAGCGTTTAGAGCTGACTCGCATGGCTTTTGAACAATACGGCGATCTTTACTTTGTTGATGATCAAGAGATGAAACGTGGCGGGATGAGTTACACCATCGACACGGTTTTGAATCTTCGCAAAACATACGATGCTGCTGATTTATACTTAGTAGTAGGCGCTGATAAGTTTGAAGAGCTTTCTCAGTGGAAAGACTATCAAAAACTTTTGGCTGAAACGAATTTGGTTGTTACGACTCGTCCTGGTTATGACACTCCAGAATCTTTGGAAGAAATGCCGGGATACCTAAAGCCAATGGTCGCCGACTTTGATTTTAACTTTATCGAGTTAAACACTGGCAGAAATATTCAATTCATCACTTTGCGTGATATCGAAATTTCTTCTAGCGAAGTTCGTAAATCTTTGCGCAACGGCAAGCCAGTGGAAAAATATCTTCCACTAGCTGTAGAAACTTACATTAAAGAACATAAATTATACCGTAACATCGGTCATCGAATTGGTGATTTCCAAAAGTTCACTGCGTTCTGTGCTGATGTTTTGTTCTCTAAAAAAGGTATCAACGTACGTGGCTTTGACTTAACTAAAGTTTCAGCACCTAGCGAATACACTTTGATCGCATCTGGTACTTCAACTCGTCACGCTGCCGCGATGGCTGAAAACATCGTGCAAGCAGTGAAAGAAGAATACAACGTACATCCACAAAGTGTGGAAGGTATCGACGAAGGCCGTTGGGTTCTAGTGGATTACGGTCCACTTATCATTCACCTTTTCTATGACTTCGTAAGACAAGAATACAATCTTGAAGGTCTTTGGAGAGACGGAAAAGATTTGGGTCTAAAAGATCCATACGTTGGTAAGCCAGGGGCTCAATAG
- the rpmA gene encoding 50S ribosomal protein L27 has product MASKKAGGSTKNGRDSQSKRLGVKRFGGEKVLAGTIIVRQRGTKFHLGNNVKMGRDFTIYSVIDGLVKFERFSKERFKVSVYPKAV; this is encoded by the coding sequence ATGGCAAGTAAGAAGGCCGGTGGTAGTACAAAGAATGGTCGTGATTCACAGAGTAAACGCTTAGGCGTGAAACGCTTCGGTGGTGAAAAAGTTCTTGCGGGAACAATCATCGTTCGTCAACGTGGAACAAAATTCCACCTTGGTAACAACGTTAAAATGGGTCGTGACTTCACGATCTACTCTGTAATTGATGGTCTAGTTAAGTTTGAACGTTTCTCTAAAGAGCGTTTCAAAGTTAGCGTTTATCCTAAAGCTGTTTAA
- the rplU gene encoding 50S ribosomal protein L21, protein MYAIIRTGGKQYKVQAGDVLQVDKLEQALGAEFEINDVLMVGGESTSVGQPLVKGAKVTVVVTKQAKTRKEIVFKKKRRQGYRKFATHKQEFTELFVKAISFDGKTAKSDDSAKVVDVAAVRAEKAQARVAARKERAANKGTAEVVKKAAKKVAKKKVAKKAVKKTAKKATGAKKKAAKKTSKKA, encoded by the coding sequence ATGTACGCGATTATTCGTACAGGCGGTAAGCAATATAAAGTTCAAGCTGGTGATGTTCTTCAAGTCGATAAGCTTGAGCAAGCACTTGGCGCAGAGTTTGAAATCAACGACGTATTGATGGTTGGTGGCGAGTCCACTTCTGTTGGTCAACCTCTTGTTAAAGGTGCGAAAGTAACTGTTGTAGTTACAAAACAAGCTAAAACAAGAAAAGAAATCGTCTTCAAAAAGAAGCGTCGTCAAGGTTACAGAAAGTTCGCAACTCACAAACAAGAGTTCACAGAGCTTTTCGTTAAAGCAATTTCCTTCGATGGAAAAACTGCTAAATCTGATGATTCTGCTAAAGTAGTAGACGTAGCAGCAGTTCGTGCTGAAAAAGCACAAGCTCGCGTAGCAGCTCGTAAAGAGCGCGCAGCGAACAAAGGAACTGCAGAAGTTGTTAAAAAAGCGGCTAAAAAAGTAGCGAAAAAGAAAGTTGCAAAAAAAGCAGTTAAAAAGACTGCGAAAAAAGCAACTGGCGCTAAGAAAAAAGCAGCTAAAAAAACTTCTAAGAAAGCATAA